In Kocuria turfanensis, a single genomic region encodes these proteins:
- the acs gene encoding acetate--CoA ligase, with product MASDTTPAETQTFAPSPEFTAQANAGAELYDQAEAEGVDFWARQARELLTWNKDFTEVLDWSNPPFAKWFQDGTLNACYNAVDRHVEAGNGDRVAIHFEGEPGDSRSYTYAQLKDEVSKAANAMEGLGVVKGDRVALYLPMIAEAVISMLACARIGAIHSVVFGGFSADALRSRVEDGQAKLVVTADGSFRRGKPSMLKPAVDEALSEGASSVEHVLVVRRNEAEVEMTEGRDVWWHDAVGSASTEHTPAEQGAEDPLFVLYTSGTTGKPKGIMHTTGGYLTQGAFTHKYVFDLKPETDVYWCTADVGWVTGHSYVAYAPLVNGSTQVIYEGTPDSPHRGRFWEIVQKYGVTIMYTSPTAIRTMMKWGEEIPGEYDLSSLRVLGTVGEAINPEAWTWFHRVIGGGRCPIVDTWWQTETGAIMISQLPGVTVAKPGSAQVPMPGIKVDVVDDNGQPVPNGTSGFLVLREPWPSMLRTIWGDDDRYVDTYWSRFGDMYFAGDGAKRDEDGDVWILGRVDDVMNVSGHRLSTPEIESALVSHPSVAEAAVVGATDETTGQAVIAFVILSDQADAEGRDKAELAEEMRAHVGKEISPIAKPKKVLIVPELPKTRSGKIMRRLLKDVAEDREVGDVSTLADQTVMQQIVDSLAK from the coding sequence ATGGCTTCGGACACCACGCCCGCCGAGACCCAGACCTTTGCCCCCAGCCCGGAGTTCACCGCCCAGGCCAACGCCGGCGCCGAGCTCTACGACCAGGCCGAGGCCGAGGGCGTCGACTTCTGGGCCCGTCAGGCCCGCGAGCTCCTGACCTGGAACAAGGACTTCACCGAGGTCCTCGACTGGTCCAACCCCCCGTTCGCCAAGTGGTTCCAGGACGGCACCCTCAACGCCTGCTACAACGCCGTGGACCGGCACGTGGAGGCCGGCAACGGGGACCGCGTGGCCATCCACTTCGAGGGCGAGCCGGGCGACAGCCGCAGCTACACCTACGCGCAGCTCAAGGACGAGGTGTCGAAGGCCGCCAACGCGATGGAGGGCCTGGGCGTGGTCAAGGGCGACCGCGTGGCCCTGTACCTGCCGATGATCGCCGAGGCCGTCATCTCGATGCTGGCCTGCGCGCGCATCGGCGCGATCCACTCCGTGGTCTTCGGCGGCTTCTCCGCGGACGCCCTGCGCTCCCGCGTCGAGGACGGGCAGGCGAAGCTGGTGGTCACCGCGGACGGATCCTTCCGCCGCGGCAAGCCCTCCATGCTCAAGCCCGCCGTCGACGAGGCCCTCTCCGAGGGCGCGTCCTCCGTGGAGCACGTCCTCGTGGTGCGCCGCAACGAGGCCGAGGTCGAGATGACCGAGGGCCGGGACGTGTGGTGGCACGACGCCGTGGGCTCCGCCTCGACCGAGCACACCCCGGCCGAGCAGGGCGCCGAGGACCCGCTGTTCGTGCTCTACACCTCGGGCACCACCGGCAAGCCCAAGGGCATCATGCACACCACGGGCGGCTACCTCACGCAGGGCGCGTTCACGCACAAGTACGTCTTCGACCTCAAGCCGGAGACGGACGTCTACTGGTGCACCGCCGACGTCGGGTGGGTCACCGGCCACTCCTACGTGGCCTACGCGCCCCTGGTCAACGGCTCCACGCAGGTCATCTACGAGGGCACCCCGGACTCCCCGCACCGCGGCCGGTTCTGGGAGATCGTGCAGAAGTACGGGGTGACCATCATGTACACCTCCCCCACCGCGATCCGCACCATGATGAAGTGGGGCGAGGAGATCCCGGGCGAGTACGACCTCTCGTCGCTGCGCGTGCTCGGCACCGTGGGCGAGGCCATCAACCCGGAGGCGTGGACCTGGTTCCACCGGGTCATCGGCGGCGGGCGATGCCCGATCGTGGACACCTGGTGGCAGACCGAGACCGGCGCCATCATGATCTCCCAGCTGCCCGGCGTGACCGTGGCCAAGCCGGGCTCGGCGCAGGTGCCGATGCCCGGCATCAAGGTGGACGTGGTGGACGACAACGGGCAGCCGGTGCCCAACGGGACCTCCGGGTTCCTCGTGCTGCGCGAGCCGTGGCCGTCGATGCTGCGCACCATCTGGGGCGACGACGACCGCTACGTGGACACCTACTGGTCCCGGTTCGGGGACATGTACTTCGCCGGTGACGGCGCCAAGCGCGACGAGGACGGGGACGTCTGGATCCTCGGCCGGGTCGACGACGTCATGAACGTCTCCGGGCACCGCCTCTCCACCCCCGAGATCGAGTCCGCGCTCGTCTCCCACCCCTCCGTGGCGGAGGCCGCGGTGGTGGGCGCCACGGACGAGACCACCGGGCAGGCCGTGATCGCCTTCGTGATCCTCTCCGACCAGGCCGACGCCGAGGGCCGGGACAAGGCGGAGCTCGCCGAGGAGATGCGCGCCCACGTGGGCAAGGAGATCTCCCCGATCGCCAAGCCGAAGAAGGTCCTGATCGTGCCCGAGCTGCCGAAGACCCGCTCCGGGAAGATCATGCGCCGCCTGCTCAAGGACGTCGCCGAGGACCGGGAGGTCGGCGACGTCTCGACGCTCGCGGACCAGACGGTCATGCAGCAGATCGTGGACTCGCTGGCCAAGTAG
- a CDS encoding nSTAND1 domain-containing NTPase, whose translation MASPRPGADRPRLAEQLSAARRRRGLSVRALAAACRLPASTIQGWLSGAHLPGPALREEFTALLDALGLTEERPAELWWEDVNRSRTPVQPATTPYVGLRSYRAEDEAHFFGRTAEVAELGERVTRLAGADGPRILAVVAASGAGKSSLLGAGLLGRLRAEGQPLHGWSALATTPGLDPGRRLDDAIEADPDLLVVDQLEELWTGTRDAEQPGRFLDRLAAASRDRVVVVGLRADFFGPASSHAELRAALERPVLLGALTREQLQQIVVGPAEAVGARVSPDLVEVILRDVAPRGAEIGVGLLPLLSQALLGTWEHARARELTVADYHAAGGITEAVDRRAEEVYDALEPGERDLARAIFLRLVRVVGTGSSATVVRTPMPREELPEGGPAVVEHFARARLLTVDRDEVQLSHESLLDHWSRLSRWIEDGRRDLYVRQQLQRATQMWLANDRDPLALIPLGQLASFRDWTGDPQQQVLLSPAEREYLAESERHYDDALERQKRTAREIERRGHVALVLLALAVCAAVVAGALGIRAERFQADAEMARDQALSRQTALEASRIRGESPNLAAQLSLAAYRMAPTREGTSALIDATAVSSPERWLGPDGASRLAALDDGLVVARAAGDGRLSVWRDFQSLVEDREDVVVLEGEERGLADVDLVERDGRVLAAVSGTGHVSVWDVTDRPVRRVAGLEVDTGTPFNAVVFSPGGRQLLAGGRGEVLRWSLEDPRSPQALPRLPLGEDADVLAVAAAADGTVYAGGSSAGIVRYATDGRDTERLDPVPTSRTVRSLALDDDGARLAVGLSARELRLYDVEGDRLAEAGTVRDFGSWVSDVSFSPDGQQLVAASYDQNAYVHRLPDLARVEVFPTAARVTGALRVGERLITASQDGTTRSWDLEGPVIHRRGEPVYQLSTDRSATVLSAVGIGEGVVSLFDLTGEVPVPLPSPEAPPGETLWYAGAVAPDASFVAGGTEDGDVLLWPLEDGRPQEPARAAALDMGVTGADVTADGSTIAAWSEVGTEIALLRRDAGGGVRRVATIPVAGTEAARFNASGTVFAAADDSRNVQLWDVSDPAAPRRTAELTLDSVVTSAVFSPVADVLAVGTEGGRVRLWDVADPSEPHPLGETSDALSSVKGLQFSPDGTRLAGASGDKFVWIWDVGAADLRVYAALSASGDRMNDVRFVGDRLVATGDDGVVRSWLVEAEDAVAAVCAGRGDRITENEWSRHVTGAPYRDLC comes from the coding sequence GTGGCCTCGCCCCGACCCGGCGCCGACCGGCCACGGCTCGCCGAGCAGCTCAGCGCCGCACGCCGCCGCCGCGGCCTGTCGGTGCGCGCGCTCGCCGCGGCCTGCCGCCTGCCCGCCAGCACCATCCAGGGCTGGCTCAGCGGGGCGCACCTGCCCGGCCCGGCCCTGCGCGAGGAGTTCACGGCCCTCCTGGACGCCCTCGGGCTGACCGAGGAGCGCCCGGCGGAGCTGTGGTGGGAGGACGTCAACCGCTCCCGCACGCCCGTCCAGCCGGCGACCACCCCGTACGTGGGCCTGCGCTCCTACCGCGCCGAGGACGAGGCGCACTTCTTCGGGCGGACCGCGGAGGTCGCCGAGCTCGGGGAGCGGGTGACGCGGCTGGCCGGCGCCGACGGGCCCCGCATCCTCGCCGTCGTGGCCGCCTCGGGCGCGGGCAAGTCCTCCCTGCTGGGCGCCGGCCTGCTCGGCCGGCTGCGCGCCGAGGGCCAGCCGCTGCACGGGTGGAGCGCCCTGGCGACCACACCGGGCCTGGACCCCGGGCGCCGGCTCGACGACGCGATCGAGGCGGACCCGGACCTGCTCGTCGTCGACCAGCTGGAGGAGCTGTGGACCGGCACCCGGGACGCCGAGCAGCCCGGGCGGTTCCTGGACCGGCTCGCCGCCGCGAGCCGGGACCGGGTGGTCGTGGTGGGTCTGCGCGCGGACTTCTTCGGGCCGGCCAGCAGCCACGCCGAGCTGCGCGCCGCCCTGGAGCGCCCCGTGCTGCTCGGCGCGCTGACCCGCGAGCAGCTGCAGCAGATCGTCGTCGGCCCCGCCGAGGCGGTCGGCGCCCGCGTCTCCCCGGACCTGGTCGAGGTGATCCTGCGCGACGTGGCCCCCCGCGGCGCGGAGATCGGGGTGGGGCTGCTGCCCCTGCTCTCCCAGGCCCTGCTGGGCACGTGGGAGCACGCCCGCGCCCGCGAGCTCACCGTGGCCGACTACCACGCCGCGGGCGGCATCACGGAAGCCGTGGACCGCCGGGCCGAGGAGGTCTACGACGCGCTGGAGCCCGGCGAGCGGGACCTCGCCCGGGCCATCTTCCTGCGCCTGGTGCGCGTGGTGGGCACCGGCTCCTCCGCCACCGTCGTGCGCACCCCGATGCCGCGCGAGGAGCTGCCCGAGGGCGGTCCCGCCGTGGTGGAGCACTTCGCCCGCGCCCGGCTGCTGACCGTGGACCGGGACGAGGTCCAGCTCAGCCACGAGTCCCTGCTCGACCACTGGTCCCGGCTCAGCCGCTGGATCGAGGACGGCCGGCGCGACCTCTACGTCCGGCAGCAGCTGCAGCGCGCCACCCAGATGTGGCTGGCCAACGACCGCGATCCCCTCGCGCTGATCCCGCTGGGCCAGCTGGCCTCCTTCCGGGACTGGACCGGTGACCCGCAGCAGCAGGTGCTGCTCAGCCCGGCCGAGCGCGAGTACCTGGCGGAGAGCGAGCGGCACTACGACGACGCCCTCGAGCGGCAGAAGCGCACGGCCCGGGAGATCGAGCGGCGCGGCCACGTGGCGCTCGTCCTGCTGGCCCTGGCGGTCTGCGCCGCCGTGGTCGCGGGCGCCCTCGGGATCCGGGCGGAGCGCTTCCAGGCCGACGCGGAGATGGCCCGTGACCAGGCCCTGTCCCGCCAGACGGCGCTGGAGGCCTCCCGGATCCGGGGGGAGTCGCCGAACCTGGCCGCGCAGCTCAGTCTCGCGGCGTACCGGATGGCGCCCACCCGGGAGGGCACCTCCGCGCTCATCGACGCGACCGCGGTGAGCTCCCCGGAGCGCTGGCTGGGCCCGGACGGCGCGTCCCGGCTCGCGGCGCTGGACGACGGCTTGGTGGTGGCGCGCGCGGCCGGGGACGGCCGCCTGTCCGTGTGGCGGGACTTCCAGAGCCTGGTCGAGGACCGGGAGGACGTCGTGGTCCTCGAGGGCGAGGAGCGGGGCCTGGCCGACGTCGACCTCGTCGAGCGGGACGGCAGGGTGCTCGCGGCGGTCTCCGGGACCGGCCACGTCAGCGTGTGGGACGTCACGGACCGGCCCGTGCGGCGGGTCGCCGGCCTGGAGGTGGACACCGGGACGCCGTTCAACGCGGTGGTGTTCTCGCCCGGCGGGCGGCAGCTGCTGGCCGGGGGCCGGGGCGAGGTGCTGCGCTGGTCGCTCGAGGACCCCCGGTCCCCGCAGGCGCTGCCGCGGCTGCCCCTGGGCGAGGACGCCGACGTCCTGGCCGTCGCCGCGGCCGCCGACGGCACCGTCTACGCCGGCGGCAGCTCCGCGGGCATCGTCCGGTACGCCACCGACGGCCGGGACACCGAGCGCCTCGACCCGGTGCCCACCAGCCGGACCGTCCGATCCCTGGCCCTCGACGACGACGGCGCCCGCCTGGCCGTGGGGCTGAGCGCGCGCGAGCTGCGGCTCTACGACGTCGAGGGCGACCGGCTGGCCGAGGCCGGGACCGTCCGCGACTTCGGCAGCTGGGTCAGCGACGTCAGCTTCTCCCCGGACGGGCAGCAGCTCGTGGCCGCGAGCTACGACCAGAACGCCTACGTGCACCGGCTGCCCGACCTCGCGCGCGTCGAGGTCTTCCCCACCGCCGCGCGGGTGACGGGGGCGCTGCGGGTGGGGGAGCGGCTGATCACCGCCTCACAGGACGGCACCACCCGCTCGTGGGACCTGGAGGGACCGGTGATCCACCGGCGCGGGGAACCGGTGTACCAGCTCTCCACCGACCGCTCGGCCACGGTGCTCAGCGCCGTGGGCATCGGCGAGGGCGTCGTCTCCCTGTTCGACCTCACCGGGGAGGTGCCCGTTCCGCTGCCCTCGCCGGAGGCCCCGCCCGGGGAGACCCTCTGGTACGCCGGCGCCGTGGCGCCCGACGCCTCGTTCGTGGCCGGTGGCACCGAGGACGGGGACGTCCTGCTCTGGCCCCTCGAGGACGGGCGCCCGCAGGAGCCGGCGCGGGCCGCGGCCCTGGACATGGGCGTCACGGGCGCCGACGTGACGGCGGACGGCTCCACGATCGCGGCGTGGTCCGAGGTCGGCACCGAGATCGCCCTCCTGCGCCGGGACGCCGGCGGAGGGGTCCGGCGCGTGGCCACGATCCCGGTGGCCGGGACGGAGGCGGCGCGGTTCAACGCCTCGGGCACGGTGTTCGCGGCGGCGGACGACTCCAGGAACGTGCAGCTGTGGGACGTCTCGGATCCCGCCGCGCCCCGCCGGACCGCGGAGCTCACCCTGGACTCGGTCGTGACCTCGGCAGTGTTCTCCCCGGTGGCCGACGTCCTGGCCGTGGGGACCGAGGGCGGGCGGGTGCGTCTGTGGGACGTCGCGGACCCGTCCGAGCCCCACCCCCTGGGCGAGACCTCCGACGCCCTGTCCTCGGTCAAGGGACTGCAGTTCTCCCCGGACGGCACCCGGCTGGCGGGCGCCTCCGGGGACAAGTTCGTGTGGATCTGGGACGTCGGCGCCGCTGACCTGCGCGTCTACGCGGCCCTGTCCGCCTCCGGGGACCGGATGAACGACGTGCGCTTCGTCGGCGACCGGCTGGTCGCCACCGGCGACGACGGCGTGGTGCGCAGCTGGCTGGTGGAGGCCGAGGACGCGGTCGCCGCGGTCTGCGCCGGCCGCGGCGACCGGATCACCGAGAACGAGTGGAGCCGGCACGTGACGGGAGCCCCGTACCGGGACCTGTGCTGA
- a CDS encoding bifunctional 3'-5' exonuclease/DNA polymerase: MHIVVGAAEEGRAGHRAVVVTGGSAGAAVDVPAGELAAFVAEREASAHRAGDTAPRWTWERTGAVYPELLAAGARVERCHDLRLCQAILATAATAHGSGAQGPLPYAPVLPALPEDEAPGLLPPPRPAQDQSSLFELPRAAGPGVDELVGELLAQLAAVAGAADPRRLTLLLAAESQGALIAAEMQHAGVPWREDVHRALLEEALGPEPAPGERPERMERTVRRLREVLHAPGLNPDSPQELLKAMRAAGIDVTSTRQWELVEWARAVPDLAVRRQALIEPILEHKKQARLLSANGWHWLDSWVREGRFRPEYVVGGVVTGRWSARGGGALQIPHVVRDAVRADPGRVLVVADAAQLEPRVLAALAHDDALAAASHGRDLYQAIADLGEERGSELTERPQAKVAMLGAMYGATTGQSGRLMPHLARMFPRAVDYVERAARVGETGGQVCTHLGRWSPRPGPDWDAAQRDTATAEAERRAGAMARGQGRFTRNFVVQGTAAEWAMCWMGAIRSALVREGFDAELVFFLHDEIVLHCAQEDAERAAELVRGCAEQAGRMVFGRIPVEFPVSVAVVESYADAK, from the coding sequence ATGCACATCGTGGTGGGAGCAGCGGAGGAGGGACGGGCCGGGCACCGTGCCGTGGTGGTGACCGGCGGGTCGGCCGGCGCCGCCGTGGACGTGCCCGCCGGGGAGCTGGCCGCGTTCGTCGCCGAGCGGGAGGCGTCCGCCCACCGGGCCGGGGACACCGCCCCGCGCTGGACGTGGGAGCGCACCGGAGCGGTCTATCCCGAGCTGCTGGCCGCGGGAGCGCGGGTCGAACGGTGCCACGACCTGCGGCTGTGCCAGGCGATCCTCGCCACGGCCGCGACCGCGCACGGCTCCGGGGCGCAGGGTCCCCTCCCCTACGCTCCCGTCCTGCCGGCCCTGCCGGAGGACGAGGCGCCCGGCCTGCTCCCGCCGCCGCGGCCGGCGCAGGACCAGTCGAGCCTGTTCGAGCTGCCGCGCGCCGCCGGGCCGGGGGTGGACGAGCTCGTGGGCGAGCTGCTCGCCCAGCTCGCCGCCGTGGCCGGCGCGGCGGACCCCCGCCGGCTGACCCTCCTGCTGGCGGCGGAGTCCCAGGGGGCGCTGATCGCCGCGGAGATGCAGCACGCCGGGGTGCCCTGGCGCGAGGACGTCCACCGTGCCCTGCTGGAGGAGGCGCTCGGGCCCGAGCCGGCCCCCGGGGAGCGGCCGGAGCGGATGGAGCGGACCGTCCGGCGGCTGCGGGAGGTGCTGCACGCGCCCGGGCTGAACCCGGACTCCCCGCAGGAGCTGCTCAAGGCCATGCGCGCGGCGGGCATCGACGTGACCAGCACCCGGCAGTGGGAGCTCGTCGAGTGGGCCCGGGCCGTGCCCGACCTGGCCGTGCGGCGCCAGGCGCTGATCGAGCCGATCCTGGAGCACAAGAAGCAGGCCCGGCTGCTCAGCGCCAACGGCTGGCACTGGCTGGACAGCTGGGTGCGGGAGGGCCGTTTCCGGCCCGAGTACGTGGTGGGCGGTGTGGTCACCGGGCGGTGGTCGGCCCGCGGCGGTGGCGCCCTGCAGATCCCGCACGTGGTGCGCGACGCCGTGCGGGCGGATCCGGGACGGGTGCTCGTGGTCGCCGACGCCGCCCAGCTGGAGCCGCGCGTCCTCGCGGCCCTCGCCCACGACGACGCCCTGGCCGCCGCCTCCCACGGCCGTGACCTGTACCAGGCCATCGCGGACCTCGGCGAGGAGCGCGGGTCGGAGCTGACCGAGCGCCCGCAGGCGAAGGTGGCCATGCTGGGGGCCATGTACGGGGCCACCACCGGGCAGTCCGGGCGGCTCATGCCGCACCTGGCCCGGATGTTCCCGCGGGCCGTGGACTACGTGGAGCGGGCGGCCCGCGTCGGGGAGACCGGGGGGCAGGTGTGCACGCACCTGGGCCGCTGGTCGCCCCGGCCGGGGCCGGACTGGGACGCGGCCCAGCGCGACACCGCGACGGCGGAGGCCGAGCGGCGCGCCGGGGCGATGGCCCGCGGCCAGGGCCGGTTCACCCGCAACTTCGTGGTGCAGGGCACCGCGGCGGAGTGGGCGATGTGCTGGATGGGCGCCATCCGCTCCGCCCTGGTGCGGGAGGGATTCGACGCCGAGCTCGTCTTCTTCCTGCACGACGAGATCGTGCTGCACTGCGCCCAGGAGGACGCCGAGCGCGCGGCCGAGCTGGTCCGGGGATGCGCCGAGCAGGCGGGGCGGATGGTGTTCGGCCGGATCCCGGTGGAGTTCCCCGTCAGCGTGGCCGTGGTGGAGTCCTACGCGGACGCCAAGTGA
- a CDS encoding NUDIX hydrolase, which translates to MEDREPWRIGRIDENYRRSAVLILFGALDDLPSRSPAHAEGVGRDLDVLLVQRAATLRSHPGQVAFPGGRLDPEDGDPHELVSVPGGRVSGAHVRAALREAEEETGLDPRGVEVLGALAPVPLPVSNHLVTPVLGWWQDVSPVDVVDHAESSLVFRVPVLDLIDPANRHYATVTRGRQTYRSPAFAVPVAGTDSQVTVWGFTGVLLDRVLTALGWAVPWDTGRVLPAPL; encoded by the coding sequence ATGGAGGACCGCGAGCCGTGGCGGATCGGGCGCATCGACGAGAACTACCGGCGCTCCGCGGTGCTCATCCTCTTCGGGGCGCTCGACGACCTGCCCTCCCGCAGCCCCGCGCACGCGGAGGGGGTGGGGCGCGACCTCGACGTCCTGCTCGTCCAGCGCGCCGCGACCCTGCGCTCCCACCCGGGACAGGTCGCCTTCCCCGGCGGCCGCCTCGACCCCGAGGACGGGGACCCGCACGAGCTGGTCTCCGTGCCCGGCGGCCGGGTGAGCGGCGCCCATGTGCGCGCCGCCCTGCGCGAGGCCGAGGAGGAGACCGGGCTCGACCCGCGGGGCGTGGAGGTGCTCGGGGCCCTCGCCCCGGTGCCGCTGCCGGTCTCCAACCACCTCGTCACCCCGGTGCTCGGCTGGTGGCAGGACGTCTCGCCCGTGGACGTCGTCGACCACGCCGAGTCCTCCCTGGTCTTCCGCGTCCCGGTCCTGGACCTGATCGACCCGGCCAACCGGCACTACGCGACCGTCACCCGCGGCCGGCAGACCTACCGCTCGCCGGCGTTCGCGGTGCCCGTGGCCGGCACCGACTCCCAGGTGACCGTCTGGGGGTTCACCGGCGTGCTCCTGGACCGGGTGCTCACCGCCCTCGGCTGGGCCGTGCCGTGGGACACCGGCCGGGTCCTGCCGGCACCGCTGTAG
- a CDS encoding MarP family serine protease produces the protein MSPSFNLLDVLLVVVLLGYLFYGFSRGFFNSLFSLAGLVLGGVAAFTAAPWVSAQVDAQYRVGAVLATVLVLLIAGQMLGGMLGRALSAVTERMRLGLLNRIAGAALDVTVAALVLSLLASLVGQLGIPSVSQQVASSAVLRTIEERTPAPVREVVTEARDAVGGATGIRQLDALLFPAAEAPAEGAATPAQEQAGESVLKVYGTADECRQNQTGSGFATAAGQVVTNAHVVAGVAEPVVQTRDGQVHTASVVHYDPDADLAVLSAPSLQVPGLALGQDPAPGDLVAFMGYPLGGPFAVGPATVQGAALAPVPGDGAAPATMEIIQLAGEVQQGNSGGPLVAQDGTVVGVVFAKALEGQVGYALTLAELRGALDQAAGRTEALVPGTCAA, from the coding sequence ATGTCTCCGTCCTTCAACCTGCTCGACGTCCTGCTGGTCGTGGTGCTGCTGGGCTATCTCTTCTACGGGTTCAGCCGCGGGTTCTTCAACTCCCTGTTCTCGCTGGCGGGCCTCGTGCTCGGCGGCGTGGCGGCGTTCACCGCCGCGCCGTGGGTCAGCGCGCAGGTCGACGCCCAGTACCGGGTGGGCGCCGTGCTGGCCACGGTGCTCGTGCTGCTGATCGCGGGCCAGATGCTCGGCGGGATGCTCGGGCGCGCCCTGTCCGCGGTGACGGAGCGGATGCGCCTGGGGCTGCTGAACCGGATCGCCGGGGCGGCCCTGGACGTCACCGTTGCCGCGCTGGTGCTCTCGCTGCTCGCCTCGCTCGTGGGCCAGCTCGGCATCCCCTCGGTGTCCCAGCAGGTCGCCTCCTCCGCGGTGCTGCGCACCATCGAGGAGCGCACCCCCGCCCCGGTCCGCGAGGTGGTGACCGAGGCCCGGGACGCCGTGGGCGGGGCCACCGGGATCCGGCAGCTGGACGCCCTGCTGTTCCCGGCGGCGGAGGCCCCCGCGGAGGGCGCGGCGACGCCGGCGCAGGAGCAGGCCGGGGAGTCCGTGCTGAAGGTGTACGGCACCGCGGACGAGTGCCGGCAGAACCAGACCGGTTCCGGGTTCGCCACGGCCGCCGGTCAGGTGGTGACCAACGCCCACGTCGTCGCCGGGGTCGCCGAGCCCGTCGTGCAGACCCGGGACGGGCAGGTGCACACCGCCTCGGTCGTGCACTACGACCCGGACGCGGACCTCGCCGTGCTCTCCGCCCCGAGCCTGCAGGTGCCGGGCCTGGCGCTCGGGCAGGATCCCGCGCCGGGGGACCTCGTCGCGTTCATGGGCTACCCCCTGGGCGGGCCCTTCGCCGTGGGGCCCGCCACCGTGCAGGGCGCCGCCCTGGCCCCGGTGCCCGGTGACGGCGCGGCCCCCGCGACCATGGAGATCATCCAGCTGGCCGGTGAGGTGCAGCAGGGCAACTCGGGCGGGCCGCTGGTGGCCCAGGACGGGACGGTGGTCGGGGTGGTCTTCGCCAAGGCCCTCGAGGGGCAGGTCGGCTACGCCCTCACCCTGGCCGAGCTGCGCGGCGCCCTGGACCAGGCCGCGGGCCGGACCGAGGCGCTCGTGCCGGGCACGTGCGCGGCCTGA
- the nth gene encoding endonuclease III has protein sequence MVPPAVPRPPAHLRVVDPAKARAGAARRRRTGTPESPLALKRRARRINAVLAGAYPYAVAELDFRSPYELLVATVLSAQTTDVRVNATTPRLFAACPTPRALAEADEAEVQEIVRPLGFYRAKTRAIQNLAQKIVDEYDGEVPGRLEDLVTLPGVGRKTANVVLGNAFGVPGITVDTHFGRLARRFGWTAEEDPVKVERDVAALFAPRDWTDLSQRLVYHGRRICHSRRPACGVCPVADLCPSYGEGPTDAAEAASLLKYEFAPGREELLEQFLAGRTRAQLQADGWPLSS, from the coding sequence ATGGTCCCACCCGCCGTGCCCCGCCCGCCCGCCCACCTGCGCGTCGTGGACCCCGCGAAGGCGCGGGCCGGCGCCGCGCGCCGCCGCCGCACCGGGACGCCGGAGTCCCCGCTGGCGCTCAAGCGCCGGGCCCGGCGGATCAACGCGGTCCTCGCCGGGGCCTACCCCTACGCGGTCGCCGAGCTGGACTTCCGCTCGCCCTACGAGCTGCTCGTGGCCACGGTGCTCTCCGCGCAGACCACGGACGTGCGCGTGAACGCGACCACCCCGCGGCTGTTCGCCGCCTGCCCGACGCCGCGGGCGCTCGCCGAGGCGGACGAGGCCGAGGTCCAGGAGATCGTGCGGCCCCTGGGCTTCTACCGGGCCAAGACCCGCGCGATCCAGAACCTGGCGCAGAAGATCGTCGACGAGTACGACGGCGAGGTGCCCGGCCGGCTGGAGGACCTGGTCACCCTGCCCGGCGTGGGCCGCAAGACCGCGAACGTGGTCCTGGGCAACGCCTTCGGGGTCCCCGGGATCACCGTGGACACCCACTTCGGCCGGCTGGCCCGCCGCTTCGGCTGGACGGCGGAGGAGGACCCGGTCAAGGTCGAGCGCGACGTCGCGGCGCTGTTCGCGCCGCGCGACTGGACGGACCTGTCCCAGCGGCTCGTCTACCACGGGCGCCGCATCTGCCACTCCCGCCGCCCGGCGTGCGGGGTGTGCCCCGTCGCGGACCTGTGCCCGTCCTACGGCGAGGGCCCCACGGACGCCGCCGAGGCGGCGTCGCTGCTCAAGTACGAGTTCGCCCCCGGCCGCGAGGAGCTGCTGGAGCAGTTCCTCGCCGGCCGCACCCGGGCGCAGCTGCAGGCCGACGGCTGGCCGCTGAGCTCGTGA
- the aroQ gene encoding type II 3-dehydroquinate dehydratase: MTTTRRPIYVLNGPNLNLLGTRRPEVYGTTTLADVEEAVRARAAAGGWEVEFRQTNHEGVLVDQIHEARTAGAAIVINPAAYTHTSIAIHDALEAAELPVVEVHLSNVHRREPFRHTSYVSLQADAVIAGAGALGYELAVEHLLRTLES; encoded by the coding sequence ATGACCACCACGCGCAGACCGATCTACGTCCTCAACGGCCCGAACCTCAACCTGCTCGGCACCCGGCGCCCGGAGGTGTACGGCACCACGACGCTCGCGGACGTCGAGGAGGCCGTGCGCGCCCGGGCCGCGGCCGGCGGGTGGGAGGTGGAGTTCCGCCAGACCAACCACGAGGGCGTGCTGGTGGACCAGATCCACGAGGCCCGGACCGCGGGCGCGGCCATCGTCATCAACCCCGCGGCGTACACCCACACCTCGATCGCGATCCACGACGCGCTCGAGGCGGCGGAGCTGCCCGTGGTCGAGGTGCACCTGTCCAACGTGCACCGGCGCGAGCCGTTCCGGCACACCTCCTACGTGTCCCTGCAGGCGGACGCGGTGATCGCCGGTGCGGGCGCCCTCGGCTACGAGCTGGCCGTCGAGCACCTGCTGCGCACCCTGGAGTCCTAG